From the Acidimicrobiales bacterium genome, the window CGATGCTCCACGGCGACGCCTCGACGGGGGCGAGGGCGCCGGGGTGGCGAACGGCGAGGGGCCCGGCCGAGGTTCCGTAGTCGAAGCGCCGGCGCAACCACGCCGCCGGGGCCGTGCGGTGGTGGTGGACGACCTCGACGGTGGGCTCGTAGCGCACCGACCACCCGGCCTCGTCGAGCCGCCACACGAGGTCGACGTCCTCCCCGACCGCCATGGTCTCGTCGAAGCCGCCCAGGCCGCGGACCACGTCGGTCCGTGCCACGAGCGCCGCGGAGGGCACGTAGGCGACCCGGGTCCGGGCCCGCACCCGTGACGGGAGGGCGCCGAGGTCGAGTGGGGAGCGGTTCGCCTCGTAACGGGCCAGCGCGGGTGCGCCGGTCGTGTCGGGCGACGTGACCCGCGGAGCGACGGCGGCCACGAGGGGATCGCCGAAGTGGCCGACCAGCCCGTCGAGCCAGGTCGTGTCGGGGACGCAGTCGGCGTCCACGAACGCCGTCAGCGGGGTCCGCACGTGCCCCAGACCGGTGTTGCGAGCCGCGGAGGGCCCTCCGCAGGTCTCGCGTCGCACCACTTCGACGGCGCCGCCCGGGCCGGCCAGCGGGGTCTCGCTGGCGTCGTCGACCAGGATCACCCGGGTGTGCCCCGACGCCGCCACGAGCTGCTCGGCGAGGGTCGGGTGGAGCCGGCCTCGCACCGGGACGACCACCGTGACGTCGTCCCGGTCGAGCCCGCACCGCGGGAGGTCGGGGTGGGCGAGCCCACCGTCGAGGAGGCGGCGGGCGAGCTCGGTGGCCGCCCGTCCGGCGGGGACGGGCTCGCCGACGGCCAGGCGGTGCACGAGCGCGGCACCGTGCTCCGTGAGGCGGGCGAGGCGCAGTGGCGACCCTCCGAGCAGCACCCGGCCGTCCTCGATCACGCGCACCGAGGGGTCGAGGGTGAGGGTGAGGCCCTCGAGGTCGTCGGCGGGGAGGGGGACGGCCCTCGGGTCCGTCACGGGTGTGCGAACCCGTCGACCACGCCGCCGAGGTCGGCCACGAGGCCGTCGAGCAGTCGGGCTCCTTCTTCGGCGGTGGCCCCGGCGGGGTCGCCGAGGACGCCGTTGGCGGCCACCGAGATCACTCCGCCCCGGCGGAGGTCGTCGATGACGTCGGCCAGTGGCGCGGTGATCCCCGCCTCGGCCCGGTCGAGGCGCACCGCCGCGGGGTCGACGGCCAGCATGATCGACGTCTCGGTGCGGCCGGCGTGGTGGTCACCCCCGGGCACGGACGCGTGCCAGGCCCGCACGGACCGGCCCTCGGCGCGGAGGGTGGCGACCGCCCGGGCCAGCGGCTCGGCGTTGCCGCCGTGCCCGCAGACGACGACCACACCGCGGAAGTGGTCGGCCGACCGGCACAGCTCGACGACGACCAGCTCGAGCGCCGCCCGGCCGATGGAGAGGGTGCCCGGGAAGCCGGCGTGCTCGCCGCTCGATCCCACGGGCAGCGCCGGCGCCACCACCACCCCGGGGCGGGCGCGGGCGACGCGCTCGGCGACGACCGCGGCGATGCGGGTGTCGGTGTCGAGGGGGAGGTGCGGGCCGTGCTGCTCGGTGCTGCCGAGGGGCACCAGCAGCAGAGGGGCCGGTTCGAGCGCCTCGACGTCGGGCCACGTCAGCCCGGC encodes:
- the mftF gene encoding mycofactocin biosynthesis glycosyltransferase MftF (Members of this protein family, MftF, are glycosyltransferases, members of PF00535 (glycosyl transferase family 2). The encoding gene is found as part of the mycofactocin cassette, in Mycobacterium tuberculosis, many other Actinobacteria, and occasional members of other lineages. Mycofactocin itself, a putative redox carrier, is a heavily modified derivative of the C-terminal Val-Tyr dipeptide of the mycofactocin precursor MftA (TIGR03969).), giving the protein MTDPRAVPLPADDLEGLTLTLDPSVRVIEDGRVLLGGSPLRLARLTEHGAALVHRLAVGEPVPAGRAATELARRLLDGGLAHPDLPRCGLDRDDVTVVVPVRGRLHPTLAEQLVAASGHTRVILVDDASETPLAGPGGAVEVVRRETCGGPSAARNTGLGHVRTPLTAFVDADCVPDTTWLDGLVGHFGDPLVAAVAPRVTSPDTTGAPALARYEANRSPLDLGALPSRVRARTRVAYVPSAALVARTDVVRGLGGFDETMAVGEDVDLVWRLDEAGWSVRYEPTVEVVHHHRTAPAAWLRRRFDYGTSAGPLAVRHPGALAPVEASPWSIAVWGLLGTGHPLAAAVAGATTVDLLARGLASLDHPFPVASRIAAQAHLATARMLSDAVVRPWWPLAVAIGVTSRRGRRVVVAAAVGPPLWDWARTRPPLDPVRWVAFRLADQAAYAAGVWAGSARARTADPLVPELTSWPRPGRYTRWRTSLTRR
- the mftE gene encoding mycofactocin biosynthesis peptidyl-dipeptidase MftE, whose product is MTSSHLAGLTWPDVEALEPAPLLLVPLGSTEQHGPHLPLDTDTRIAAVVAERVARARPGVVVAPALPVGSSGEHAGFPGTLSIGRAALELVVVELCRSADHFRGVVVVCGHGGNAEPLARAVATLRAEGRSVRAWHASVPGGDHHAGRTETSIMLAVDPAAVRLDRAEAGITAPLADVIDDLRRGGVISVAANGVLGDPAGATAEEGARLLDGLVADLGGVVDGFAHP